A window of Williamwhitmania taraxaci genomic DNA:
CATGGCCATTGGGGCAGGCTACCTCTCCAACCATATTGCGGTGACCTGGATCTTTACCGAGGTTACCACGCTTTGCGCCTCTGCCCTGATATATCACCACCGTAATAAGCTGGCGCTAGAGGGCACGTGGAAGTATGTGTTTATCTGTGCCATCAGCATTACCTTTATCTTTATTGGAATACTGTTTCTAAGCCTTTCACTTGGGAAAGCAGCCTCCGACGACCTTTCGTTTAAATACCTCATAGCCCATAGCGATAAGCTCAACCCATTTTGGTTGCAGCTGGCGTTCCTATTCATATTCACTGGATTTACGGCAAAGCTAGGCTTAGTTCCAATGTTTACCGCTGGTGTCGATGCCAAGGATAAAGCCCCTGGCCCAGCAGCGGCACTACTTTCGAGCGTTCTCATGAACTTGGGATTTGTTGGGATCTTCCGCATCTATGTGGTGGTGGCCAATACGCCCTTGCACCATTGGGCCAATCTAGTAATCGGCATTGCCGCTTTTTTATCGGTATTTGTGGCAACGGTTTACATGATAAAAGTAAAGAATATCAAGCGAATGTTTGCCTACTCCAGCATTGAGCACATGGGGTTAGTAATGCTGGGTATTGCCATGGGTGGCATTGGTTACTATGCGGCTATTTTACACATTGTGCTGCATGCGCTGGTAAAATCGAGCCTTTTCTTTCAGTACAACCAGATTTATAGGGTGTTTCAAAGCAAAAGCATATACAGTGTTGGCAACTACTTTAAGTACAACCCCACGGGAGCCATCGTGCTACTTTTCTGCTTTATTAGCGCTACCGCAATGCCACCATCGGGTCTATTTGTGAGCGAATTTCTCATCTTCCGCTCCATGTTTGAGGCCCACCAGCTGCTTCTCCTAATTGCGATTTTATTACTGCTCACCATGATTATATGGGCATTTGGAAAGAACATCTTTAAAATGCTCTTTATTCCTCCTGTTGGAATCGACGAAAGAGAAATCCCCACTATCAACCCATGGGAATCGACCTCTCAAATAGTTTTGCTGCTAGGCTCTGTTTACCTCGGTTTAAACCCACCTCTAGCATTCGTTCACCTTATCAAGGAAAGTCTAATGTTTTTACCCCAGTAATATGAAACCCATCGCCCTAAAAAACAATCAGACGATTGCCGTTTCGGATATTCCCGAAACCGATTACGATACTTTTTTTAGCGTAAACACTGGGCTGATTGTCGGCCATCCGGAGTGCCACTGCGTTAACTACTTTGGCTATACCATTGCCGAAAAGGTGAAGTTGATCTGCTGCGTTGCCGATGACACTACCCACCAAATACAGGTATCCTCGTGCTTGGTTGATCCTTCGAAGGAGCTGCCCTCGTTTACCTCCAAATGGTTGGGGTTCGAAAGATTTGAGCGCGAGATTCACGAGAACTTTGGGATTAAATTTATTGGCCATCCTTGGTTAAAGCCTGTTCGCTATGCCAATAATCGACACGATAAGAGTAAGACCATTGCCACCTACCCCTTCTTTGCCATCGATAGCGAGGAGCTGCATGAAGTTGGCGTAGGCCCAATCCATGCCGGGATAATTGAGCCGGGCCACTTCCGGTTTATCTGTAACGGCGAACAAATCCTGCATCTCGAAATACAGTTGGGATACCAACATCGGGGCATAGAGAAACTTTTTCTCGAGAAGAAAACATTGCTTCAGCGCACAATCTTAGCCGAGAGCATTGCCGGCGACACAGTAGTTGGCCACACCACCGCTTTCGCACACGTTTGGGAAAGCTTGTGCGGATTCACCCCAACTCGGGATATTGAATACGCCCGCACCATTGCCCTCGAGATGGAACGTATTGCCATCCATGCCGGCGATTTAAGCGGTGTTTGCACCGATATTGCCTACCAACTGGGCAGTTCGGTATTTGGGAGACTGCGCACACCCATTATCAACTTTATGCAGGAGTGGGGCGGCAACCGATTGGCAAAAGGATTCGTTCGCCCAGGACGTAATAAATTTCCGTTTACTCCAGCTCTGGAACATAGGCTTAGAGACATGTTCAGCGCCTTCGAGCCCGACTTCAATGAGATGAACGAGGAGATGTTTAAGCTCCCCAGTGCAATATCACGATTTGAGCGCACCGGACGAGTTTCCTACGAAGATGTTCTCTCCATTGGAACCGTAGGTATGGCGGCCCGCATGAGCGGTCTAAACCGCGATATTAGGTCTTCCCATCCGTTTAGCCTCTACCCCGAACTTCAGCACCAGCCCATCATCAAGCATCACGGCGATGTGTACTCTCGTGTGCAAATAAAGAAAGAGGAGGTTGGGCAATCGATAAGCTATATTCGAACGCTGATTCAAAATATCCCGGAACCAAACCCACAACAGGCACTGCTGGATTCACCAAAGCCCAATTCGTTTACCCTATCGCTGGTAGAAGGATGGAGAGGTGAAATTTGCCACTGCGCCATTACCGATAGCAAGGGCGATTTGTTGCTCTACAAAATCAAGGATCCATCGTTTCACAACTGGCTTGCCCTTGCCCTTTCGGTTAGGAACAACGAGATTTCCGATTTCCCCGTTTGCAATAAGAGTTTTAACCTCTCCTATTGTGGACACGACCTTTAAAAACACGACCCGCTATGCTCAATAATATAAAAATCCTATACCATCAGGGGAAACAGTTTATTCCCGATGTGACCACTGCAAAGGTTCCCGGAATATTCAGGGGTAGGCCGGTAATTAGCCTCGAAAAGGTTAATGAAACCGAACTGGTGGAGATGTGCCCTATGAATGCGATTACGGCCAATCCGGTTACTCTCGATTTGGGTAAATGCAACTTCTGCGGGGAATGCGCCATGGCGTTTCCTTCCAAAATTACATTTACCACCGACTATAAGATATCCTCCAACGAGCGCGAACGATTGATTATTAAGGAAGGTGACGAAAATCCGGTAGAAGTTAATCCCTCAACCGTTCGGAAGGAGATCCACCGTCTGTTTGGCAGCTCGCTTAAGCTCCGCCAGGTAAGTGCCGGAGGAGATGGCAGCTGCGAGTGGGAGTTGAATGCATCCAACAACGTTCAGTTCGACATGGGCCGATTTGGTATCGAGTTTGTAGCCTCGCCACGCCACGCCGATGGCATTGTGATTACTGGCCCTATCAGCAAAAATATGGCCGAGGCAGTTCAGATTTGCTACGATGCAATTCCCGACCCTAAGATTATTGTGCTGGTGGGCACCGATGCCATCAGCGGTGGTGCTTTTGCCGGCAGCGAGGCCTTGGATCGCAGCTTTCTCGACAGGTATCCCGTCGACCTATACATTCCGGGAAATCCTGCCCATCCGCTAACGATTATAAACGGCCTGCTCGATTTGACGCGGAAGCGGTAATTGGAAACCTGTCTAGGTTTTGCAAAGGCTAGAGATTAAATATGATTATCCACGGCTGAAACCTGCGGTAAATGCCTATTACAGCAAACTGAACTCATTCCAATTTATTACCGCCAAAGCAGTAAAACACCTTTACTCTGCATACAATTCGTAGCAAAACACATCATTATGCCGCTATGGCAGTATTTTTAGCGTGTTAGATTTGCTTTGCTATATCAAATAGCCTATATTTACCGCTATAACAATACAGGCATGCTCGAACCTCAAACATTGGCAAACGCAATAAAAATGCACCGAAAGGCTGCTGGCCTAAGCCAGTTGAAACTTTCTGAGATGGCAGGCGTTGGGAAAACAGTGGTTTTCGACCTCGAAAAAGGGAAGGAAACCATTCAACTCGACACCCTGCGTAAAATACTACAGGTGCTCAACATCAAAGTAATGCTTACCAGCCCGCTTATGGACCAGCAGTCATACAATGAGAAAGGCTAACCTATTCGTGAACGGCAAAGAGGCCGGAACGCTTACCGAGTTGGAACTCGGTAAGAAATACCGCATTGAATACGCCGAAGGCTATTCGGGTGCTCCCATTTCGCTTACCTTACCGCTGGTTCAGAAAACGTATGCATTCGATTCGTTCCCTCCATTTTTTGATGGCCTGCTACCGGAGGGATACCAGCTGGAAGGTCTTCTGAAAATTGGCAAGGTAGATCGCAACGACCTATTCTCTCAGCTTATTGCCGTAGGCGACGACTTGGTTGGCAACGTAACCGTAAAGGAGGTATTGGCATGAACCGTTGCCCAATTACCTACCAACTTTGCGGCAATCGCCTATACAGCGAGAAAGGACTAAAACTCCTCTCGCCTATATTAAAGGACCTTGCGATGCTCGATTTTTCAGCCGAAGGACTACGAACCGAAGCCATGATGAGGGCAACAAAAATGTCCATTCAAGGCGTTCAGCCCAAACTCAGCGCAATACTAAACATTAAAGCGGGACAGTTCGAAATTACCGATAAAAACGGACGGTATATCCTCAAACCTCAACACCATATATTTCCAGAACTTCCTCAAAACGAAGACCTCACCATGCATCTGGCCGCCATCGTTGGAATAGACACTCCCCTACATGGCTTGGTGTATGCCAATGATAGCTCGCTTACATACTTCATCAAACGTTTCGACAGAAAGGGCCAGAAAGATAAGCTTGCAGTGGAAGATTTTGCCCAGCTGGCCGGCATGAGCCGCGATACCAAGTATGGGTATTCCATGGAGAAGTTGGTAACCCTGCTGGACAACTATTGCACCTTCCCTGCCATTGAGAAAGCAAAACTTTTTAAGCGCGTAATCTTCAACTACCTTATTGGCAACGAAGACATGCACCTCAAAAACTATTCGGTAATTGTAAGGGATGGTAAGGTGGAGCTGGCACCAGCCTACGATCTGTTGAACTCAACCATTGTTCTAAAAGGTGACATCGAAGAGATTGCATTAAGCCTCAAAGGCAAAAAGAGCAACCTGAACGCAGATGTTCTTATCGGCTACTTCGGTAAAGAGCGCTGCGGGCTGACCGACAAAACGGTTGAAACGACGTTGACTACAATAATGCAAGCCTTTCCTGCATGGTTCAACCTAATTGACGCAAGTTTCCTCTCCTCGGAAATGAAGGAAAGATATCGAACACTTTTACAGAAGCGAATCA
This region includes:
- a CDS encoding complex I subunit 5 family protein; translation: MILPYLIGALLIGIALIVNRSKVVNYALMGAFLVLQWGITIYACFHYQETDLDYFTFDSLGLILLITLSIIAVPAVIHSWLYIERHDETPQSRGVYFAAIVGLIMAIGAGYLSNHIAVTWIFTEVTTLCASALIYHHRNKLALEGTWKYVFICAISITFIFIGILFLSLSLGKAASDDLSFKYLIAHSDKLNPFWLQLAFLFIFTGFTAKLGLVPMFTAGVDAKDKAPGPAAALLSSVLMNLGFVGIFRIYVVVANTPLHHWANLVIGIAAFLSVFVATVYMIKVKNIKRMFAYSSIEHMGLVMLGIAMGGIGYYAAILHIVLHALVKSSLFFQYNQIYRVFQSKSIYSVGNYFKYNPTGAIVLLFCFISATAMPPSGLFVSEFLIFRSMFEAHQLLLLIAILLLLTMIIWAFGKNIFKMLFIPPVGIDEREIPTINPWESTSQIVLLLGSVYLGLNPPLAFVHLIKESLMFLPQ
- a CDS encoding hydrogenase large subunit — encoded protein: MKPIALKNNQTIAVSDIPETDYDTFFSVNTGLIVGHPECHCVNYFGYTIAEKVKLICCVADDTTHQIQVSSCLVDPSKELPSFTSKWLGFERFEREIHENFGIKFIGHPWLKPVRYANNRHDKSKTIATYPFFAIDSEELHEVGVGPIHAGIIEPGHFRFICNGEQILHLEIQLGYQHRGIEKLFLEKKTLLQRTILAESIAGDTVVGHTTAFAHVWESLCGFTPTRDIEYARTIALEMERIAIHAGDLSGVCTDIAYQLGSSVFGRLRTPIINFMQEWGGNRLAKGFVRPGRNKFPFTPALEHRLRDMFSAFEPDFNEMNEEMFKLPSAISRFERTGRVSYEDVLSIGTVGMAARMSGLNRDIRSSHPFSLYPELQHQPIIKHHGDVYSRVQIKKEEVGQSISYIRTLIQNIPEPNPQQALLDSPKPNSFTLSLVEGWRGEICHCAITDSKGDLLLYKIKDPSFHNWLALALSVRNNEISDFPVCNKSFNLSYCGHDL
- a CDS encoding NADH-quinone oxidoreductase subunit B family protein; amino-acid sequence: MLNNIKILYHQGKQFIPDVTTAKVPGIFRGRPVISLEKVNETELVEMCPMNAITANPVTLDLGKCNFCGECAMAFPSKITFTTDYKISSNERERLIIKEGDENPVEVNPSTVRKEIHRLFGSSLKLRQVSAGGDGSCEWELNASNNVQFDMGRFGIEFVASPRHADGIVITGPISKNMAEAVQICYDAIPDPKIIVLVGTDAISGGAFAGSEALDRSFLDRYPVDLYIPGNPAHPLTIINGLLDLTRKR
- a CDS encoding helix-turn-helix domain-containing protein, with the translated sequence MLEPQTLANAIKMHRKAAGLSQLKLSEMAGVGKTVVFDLEKGKETIQLDTLRKILQVLNIKVMLTSPLMDQQSYNEKG
- a CDS encoding HipA N-terminal domain-containing protein, which gives rise to MRKANLFVNGKEAGTLTELELGKKYRIEYAEGYSGAPISLTLPLVQKTYAFDSFPPFFDGLLPEGYQLEGLLKIGKVDRNDLFSQLIAVGDDLVGNVTVKEVLA
- a CDS encoding HipA domain-containing protein produces the protein MNRCPITYQLCGNRLYSEKGLKLLSPILKDLAMLDFSAEGLRTEAMMRATKMSIQGVQPKLSAILNIKAGQFEITDKNGRYILKPQHHIFPELPQNEDLTMHLAAIVGIDTPLHGLVYANDSSLTYFIKRFDRKGQKDKLAVEDFAQLAGMSRDTKYGYSMEKLVTLLDNYCTFPAIEKAKLFKRVIFNYLIGNEDMHLKNYSVIVRDGKVELAPAYDLLNSTIVLKGDIEEIALSLKGKKSNLNADVLIGYFGKERCGLTDKTVETTLTTIMQAFPAWFNLIDASFLSSEMKERYRTLLQKRIKTLGLE